In Lachnospiraceae bacterium, one DNA window encodes the following:
- a CDS encoding DEAD/DEAH box helicase family protein, protein MFNGRLCDFQTEHEENLLNKCADHEEMVLYAPTGSGKTVMVCKFIDDYLDENPDTVFLWLCPGAGGLHKQSQDSFDEFTTGIPYGDVYSFISEPDPKGQVFFINWDKINSASNVVLKEGEHKDFMSKIYECHNSNIDIFMLIDEEHKYRDTANKYVANIHPVHVLRISATPVTVLKLLSNNGAKMISTL, encoded by the coding sequence ATGTTTAATGGAAGATTGTGTGACTTTCAAACAGAGCACGAAGAAAATCTTTTAAATAAGTGTGCAGACCACGAAGAAATGGTTTTATATGCTCCAACTGGTTCAGGAAAAACTGTAATGGTCTGCAAGTTTATTGATGATTACTTAGATGAGAATCCCGATACTGTGTTTCTGTGGTTGTGTCCAGGAGCGGGAGGTCTTCATAAACAGTCTCAAGACAGTTTTGATGAGTTTACAACGGGCATTCCGTATGGAGATGTTTATTCATTTATTAGTGAACCAGACCCCAAAGGGCAGGTGTTTTTCATAAATTGGGATAAAATCAACAGTGCTTCTAATGTTGTATTAAAAGAAGGCGAGCATAAAGATTTTATGTCAAAGATTTATGAATGTCACAATTCGAATATTGATATATTTATGCTTATTGATGAGGAACATAAGTATAGAGATACTGCAAATAAATATGTTGCAAACATTCATCCAGTTCATGTCTTAAGAATTTCGGCAACTCCAGTAACTGTTCTGAAATTGCTTTCGAACAATGGTGCGAAGATGATAAGCACCCTGTAA
- a CDS encoding MT-A70 family methyltransferase, whose protein sequence is MPKEKFSIIYADPPWRYEQKNRQGSAELHYPTMSIEEICSLPVADLAAKDSVLFLWATFPQLPEALKVIKAWGFSYRSVAFVWIKRNRRSYSWFYGLGYWTRGNAEICLLTIFGKPFQGNEKNILPRIGCLIESPGFYPNLTGTENLKIFAELRGLRSPKYIKNALELVNLPYRDKKLFSQYSLGMKQRLAIALAVMHNPELLILDEPINGLDPIGIAEVRDFIRELCDTSGKTILISSHILSEISLLADDVGIIDHGKLLEEESLKELEAKNAKFIHFCVSDAQKAAKIIAATFHSKDFRLTDANNLYLYDMTLPVERINRSFVESGIEIQEVHLCEDTLEDYFKKITGGEGIA, encoded by the coding sequence ATGCCGAAAGAAAAATTTTCGATAATCTATGCAGATCCACCGTGGCGGTATGAGCAGAAAAACAGGCAGGGATCAGCAGAGCTTCATTATCCCACTATGAGTATTGAAGAAATCTGTTCCCTTCCAGTAGCCGACTTGGCTGCAAAAGACAGCGTTTTGTTTCTGTGGGCAACATTCCCACAACTGCCGGAAGCCTTAAAGGTCATTAAAGCATGGGGCTTTTCTTATCGTTCTGTGGCTTTTGTATGGATAAAGAGGAACCGGCGCTCCTACTCATGGTTTTACGGTCTGGGGTATTGGACCAGAGGCAATGCAGAAATTTGTCTTTTAACGATATTTGGAAAGCCCTTTCAGGGCAACGAAAAGAATATCCTGCCCCGTATAGGCTGTCTGATTGAGTCGCCGGGCTTTTACCCCAATTTGACAGGAACGGAAAACCTAAAAATCTTTGCTGAACTTCGAGGATTAAGGAGCCCCAAATATATCAAAAATGCATTGGAACTTGTCAATCTACCTTACCGGGACAAGAAGTTGTTTTCCCAATATTCTCTTGGTATGAAGCAGCGGTTGGCGATTGCTCTGGCCGTCATGCACAACCCGGAACTTTTGATTTTGGACGAACCGATTAACGGCCTCGACCCCATCGGCATTGCGGAAGTGCGAGATTTTATCCGAGAATTGTGTGATACCAGCGGTAAAACCATTTTAATTTCCAGTCATATTCTTTCGGAAATCTCTCTGCTTGCAGACGATGTGGGAATTATTGACCACGGCAAGTTGCTAGAAGAAGAAAGTCTGAAAGAATTGGAGGCGAAAAACGCCAAGTTCATCCACTTCTGCGTATCGGATGCACAAAAAGCTGCGAAAATTATTGCTGCAACATTTCACAGCAAAGATTTTCGCCTTACAGATGCCAATAATCTGTATCTCTACGATATGACCCTGCCAGTGGAAAGGATTAACCGTTCTTTTGTCGAATCAGGAATTGAGATTCAAGAAGTCCATCTTTGTGAGGATACTTTAGAGGACTACTTCAAAAAGATAACAGGGGGTGAGGGGATTGCTTAA
- a CDS encoding ABC transporter permease — protein MRGLLNLIRCEFWKLKRKMFVQLVLAASFLFPIPLTAIIYYLNTAQNKYATKAAAFDALWQSVIGFGMLLLLPCILGIVAALLFFMERDNDTFKNLRTIPITSSQMVIAKCIVLLLLSIAFCISSTVASILCGFVFFGVTDILFKVLFSAVYGLLIAISALPLVLLIVFFSRSYIFSIMLCVFYSVFNLLSTFSMTALPKWLVLTLPTPSIMLWGTQQMSSRTAINDTEDLQNFIQMGLIPSTPQLIITLGVIGAVSLLLAVYLYKKRSE, from the coding sequence GTGAGGGGATTGCTTAACTTGATTCGGTGCGAGTTTTGGAAACTGAAAAGAAAAATGTTCGTGCAGTTGGTATTGGCGGCATCTTTTCTGTTTCCAATCCCGCTAACTGCCATTATCTATTATCTGAACACGGCGCAGAACAAATACGCTACAAAAGCAGCAGCTTTTGACGCCCTGTGGCAATCCGTAATCGGTTTTGGTATGTTGCTACTTCTTCCCTGCATTTTAGGAATTGTTGCAGCACTCCTCTTTTTTATGGAGCGAGATAACGACACCTTTAAAAACCTACGGACAATTCCGATAACAAGTTCACAGATGGTTATCGCAAAGTGCATTGTTTTATTATTGCTTAGTATTGCGTTTTGTATATCTTCGACTGTGGCCTCTATCCTTTGCGGTTTTGTCTTTTTCGGAGTGACCGATATTTTGTTTAAGGTATTGTTTTCCGCTGTTTACGGATTATTGATTGCGATTAGTGCATTACCGCTGGTATTGCTGATTGTATTTTTCAGCAGATCCTATATTTTTTCCATTATGCTTTGTGTATTTTATAGTGTATTCAACCTGCTCTCAACATTTTCTATGACAGCACTTCCAAAATGGCTTGTACTTACTCTGCCTACACCGAGCATTATGTTGTGGGGAACCCAGCAAATGTCTTCTCGTACTGCTATAAACGACACAGAGGATTTGCAGAACTTCATTCAAATGGGATTGATACCTTCTACTCCTCAACTAATTATAACTTTGGGGGTAATTGGGGCTGTTTCACTTCTTCTGGCGGTCTATCTTTATAAGAAAAGGAGTGAGTGA
- a CDS encoding CD0415/CD1112 family protein, with product MDFIIDAIVEWLKGLLVDGIMGNLDGLFDNVNQSVGEIATQVGTTPADWNAGVFSMIRQISETAILPIAGVILTFVMTYELIQMLIERNNLHEVDTWMFFKWVFKTFVAVMILTNTFNIVLAVFDVSQHVIQQSAGIIQNGTEITPDMLDSLRTELEAMELGPLFGLWLQSFLIQLTMIALNIVIFVIVYGRMIEIYLLTSLAPIPFATVPNRETGHMGQNYFRSLFAVGFQGLLILVCVAIYAVLIQSIATDGDPIGAIWGCVGYTVLLCFTLFKTGSLAKSIFGCH from the coding sequence ATGGACTTTATCATCGACGCAATCGTTGAATGGCTGAAAGGTCTGCTCGTCGATGGTATCATGGGAAATCTGGATGGCCTTTTCGATAACGTCAATCAGAGCGTTGGCGAGATCGCCACACAGGTAGGCACGACCCCGGCGGACTGGAACGCCGGGGTCTTTTCCATGATACGACAGATCTCCGAAACTGCCATTCTGCCAATCGCCGGGGTCATCCTCACTTTTGTTATGACCTATGAACTGATACAGATGCTCATAGAACGCAACAACCTCCATGAAGTTGACACATGGATGTTTTTTAAGTGGGTGTTCAAAACCTTTGTGGCTGTGATGATCCTGACGAACACCTTCAATATCGTGCTGGCGGTCTTTGATGTGAGCCAGCATGTGATCCAACAGTCAGCGGGCATTATCCAGAACGGGACAGAGATCACGCCGGATATGCTGGACAGTCTGCGGACAGAGCTTGAAGCGATGGAGTTAGGACCTCTGTTCGGGCTCTGGCTCCAATCCTTCCTGATCCAGCTTACCATGATTGCCTTAAACATCGTGATCTTCGTTATCGTATATGGCCGTATGATTGAAATTTATTTACTCACAAGTTTAGCGCCTATCCCGTTTGCCACCGTCCCCAACAGGGAAACCGGACACATGGGGCAGAACTATTTCCGCTCCCTCTTTGCGGTGGGCTTTCAAGGTCTATTGATCTTGGTCTGTGTCGCCATCTATGCGGTGCTGATCCAGAGTATCGCCACCGACGGCGACCCCATCGGGGCGATCTGGGGCTGCGTGGGATATACGGTGCTGCTGTGTTTTACCTTATTCAAAACAGGCAGTCTTGCAAAATCCATCTTCGGCTGCCATTAA
- a CDS encoding site-specific DNA-methyltransferase: MDPPYNNRNRSWKYNNDYVDDKDTYKHSKWLSFMKTRLLLARKLLNPDNSILIVTIDEKEYLHLGCLLEELFPEATIQMITSVISAKGVVRTGQFSRVEEYVFYVSLGKASVVQTRINMLDNEVKKEENRPIEWLGLRRREPSSKRGARPNQFYPIFVDENTGKIKMVGDALSDEIDRNNVSIPDGCVVIWPLDSHGIETLWGLTPEVLRNNLKSGYVRVKNWNKDKKTGTVYYLPTGTINDIESGKAKVSGYTDDGAVEAYYEEEGLVPPKRVWNMKSHNAETYGTNILSKLLPDRSFPYPKSLYAVMDMVCDWTPRRPENYLLSNVLCLHIKEMIELQNSIELDGKKNVLILNKDDIKSKILSKDSYKMIERIWLNQNIILNSEEMELLRAKGFKYIPREYFGQELREVAE, encoded by the coding sequence ATAGACCCTCCATATAATAACAGAAATAGAAGTTGGAAATACAATAATGACTATGTGGATGATAAGGATACTTATAAGCATAGTAAATGGCTTTCTTTTATGAAAACAAGATTATTATTGGCTCGAAAGCTCTTAAATCCTGATAATTCTATTCTTATAGTAACTATTGATGAAAAAGAATATCTTCATTTAGGGTGCTTACTTGAAGAACTGTTTCCAGAAGCGACAATTCAGATGATAACAAGTGTTATTAGTGCAAAGGGAGTCGTAAGAACAGGTCAGTTTTCAAGAGTTGAAGAGTATGTGTTTTACGTCAGTCTTGGAAAAGCATCGGTTGTACAAACTAGAATAAACATGTTAGATAATGAGGTGAAAAAAGAAGAGAATAGACCAATAGAATGGCTTGGATTAAGACGGAGAGAACCATCAAGCAAAAGAGGAGCACGACCTAATCAGTTTTATCCGATTTTTGTCGATGAGAACACAGGAAAAATAAAGATGGTAGGAGACGCGTTATCAGATGAGATTGACAGGAATAACGTTAGTATTCCGGATGGATGTGTTGTTATTTGGCCGTTAGACAGTCATGGTATTGAAACTTTATGGGGATTAACACCAGAGGTTTTACGAAATAACCTAAAAAGTGGATATGTTAGAGTGAAGAATTGGAATAAAGACAAAAAGACTGGAACAGTATATTACTTACCTACAGGTACAATAAACGATATTGAGAGCGGGAAAGCAAAAGTGTCTGGATATACAGATGATGGAGCTGTAGAAGCCTATTATGAAGAGGAAGGATTAGTTCCACCAAAACGAGTTTGGAATATGAAGAGCCATAATGCAGAGACTTATGGGACAAATATTTTGTCGAAATTATTACCTGATAGAAGTTTTCCTTATCCTAAATCACTTTATGCAGTTATGGATATGGTCTGTGATTGGACACCTAGACGTCCTGAGAATTATTTGTTGAGTAATGTATTGTGCTTACATATAAAGGAAATGATTGAATTGCAGAATAGTATAGAATTGGATGGTAAGAAGAATGTTTTGATTCTTAATAAGGATGACATAAAGTCGAAGATTCTTAGCAAAGATAGTTATAAAATGATTGAAAGAATCTGGTTGAATCAAAATATTATTTTAAATTCAGAAGAAATGGAACTACTGAGGGCAAAAGGATTCAAATATATTCCAAGAGAATACTTCGGTCAAGAGTTAAGAGAGGTGGCGGAATAA